TGCAAGTAGCTACAATGATTTCGGTAGTGTGGATATAAAATATGTCGTGCACAAGCCTTATGATCTTGCGAAATTGGATTTGACAGATCAGTTGCTTGAGAAAATCGGGAATGCCAAATCCCGCATCTACTGGGGTTGTCATGGAATCAGGCCGCCAAAAATATTTGGAGAATATTTCGCAGCAGCAGTCAAACGCGGCGTCAAAGTTGTTTTGATTACCAATTCAAAGTTATCCTCTAAAACACTTATGCTGAACGGGCTTTTAGGTTGGATGTATGTTGAGTGTACAAAGCACTTTAAGTATCTTTTACAAAATGGCATTGAGATTTATGAATGGCAGAAGGCGGGAGCTTTTCATTCGAAGAATCTGGTGATTGATGATGCCTTTTGTTCTATTGGCTCCTATAATATTGCAAATGGTTCTGCTTTTCACCATTCTGAAAGCAATGTATTGATTCAGGACAAGGCTTTTTGTGATCAGGTATTTAATCAATTTGAAGTAGATCTCCGGGATTGCAAAAAAGTTGAAATGAATGATTTTCAATTTCCAAAAGACGATGCATTTGAACGGATTATTCATGAACGAAATAAACTTATCAGGCAAGATTTATGGACAAGTTCCATTGCGCTAGATATTCAAAATCAGAGATATAAATCATTTCCTCTTTATGAATTTATCGATATTAGTTAAAACATAAGATATGAATATTTTTACATTTATTTACAACAGCTTTCTCAAATTTTTTGGAGACATTAAAGTTTTCAAATTTCCATTTTTTATATTGTACGATCCCGGGAGTTATAAAGTGAAAGGAGCTGAAGTTAGAAAGGTCCTGGATTCTGTGAAAGCCGGTGATATCCTTATCCGAGGTTATACAAACTATTTAGATGGTTTATTCATACCCGGATTTTTTAGCCATGCTGGACTTTATTTAGGCGACACGACAAACTCGCAGTTGTTTATGGCAGATGTCATTGCCAATAAATTTTACACCGGGAAACAAGCAGTTATACATTCTATGGCAGAAGGTGTATTTATGGAAGATCTGATCAGTTTTTGCAAATGCGATTTTCTCATTATCCTTCGTCGCAATCAAACCATTGAACCGCAGGTCGACATTGATTCAAGCCAAAAGATCGTTTTTGAAAAAGCGGTGAAAAACCTGGGAAAAGCGTATGATTTTAAATTTGATTTTTCAAACATTGGAAATCTTTCCTGTACGGAATTGGTATTTAATTGTTGTGACACCATTTTTCCGCTTTATGATGTCAAACTCAAACCCAGATGGATCATGCTTCGAAAAAGGAATGTGTTGATTCCGGATGATTTTGTAACCAATAAGTTTGATGTTGTTTTTAAATCGGCATCCATCCAACAAAAAAGGCTTGATAAAATATTCTTAAAAAACGCATAAGCAATTATTCTTCACTAATAAATTAAATAATATGGCCAAGCAAAATCTTAAAAAGAAGGACGTAAAGCATGTTGAAACCGAAGTGAAAATTCCGGGAGTAAAATTGAAGGACGTTTTTGATAGAAGCAAACATTCAGAAATGCTTTTGAAGCTCAGGCCGGATTTAACGCGGGATCTCGAACACATTTTAAATCATGAGGAGCAGATCATGAAAGCTTTAAAATCGGAAAAGGAAAAATTAATTTTCATGAAGAATCCTATTCAATTTTTTAAGAATGCAAAAATTGATTTAAATTTTTCGATGAAGCAAAAAATGGAGGCATTCAATTATGATGATTTTTCAAAATCAAATTCATTTGTGCTTCCCAATGGACAAACAATTTCTCCCAATATTAAAATAAGCATTAAAAATACATAAATCATGGCTGGTAATCAAACACACGGATACGATATGGTGATAGAAGTCAGTTCTCAATCACTACAAAATTTACTCTCTGCGGTATTTGACAATGATGGCTTTTTGGCCAGTTTGTTGCCTTCGAGTTTAGGAAATCTGCTTGGATTTGGAGTGAGTTTGAGTTTTGACAGACCAGCTGGAGTTCCAGCAAGTATAACAAATCCCATACAATTGCTGATTGACCTTAATCTGGCTTTAGGCTTATCGGGCACTCTGGATTTAGTAGTGGGTATGGATGTAAACAGAGATGATGCCAATCTGGATGTAGTGATTCTCGATTTTCCAAACAAACTCCATAGATGCGATTTAATTGTTACGGGATTACCTACAGTGGTGACCAATGCAGCAGCGAATGTAATTCGGAACGGCTTAGAAAATAATGCCATACCTATAATGCCGGTTCCTGTCAATAGAAGCAGCTCAAATACTTTGGACATTACTAGAGCAGATGTAAAAGTGATAGACGATAGTACGGCAACAAATAACGATGCATTGGGAATTATTTTGACTTTTGGTGGTGGTGCCGCAGGAAATCTGAATGATTTTACCAGGGCATTTGCAAGAGAAGGCGCAGGTGCTGCGGTTGCCATCAATTTTTCTTGGATTTGCAGAAATATAAGTCCAAGAATTGAACAAGGCATTGGAATCCCGGCAGGTTCATTTGCAGGTTGCAGTTTTAATGGAGAACATGAGATTCGGGATGGCGTCAAACTTACGAGTATGTCGATTCGACCGGCAGATGATTTTATACAACTTAGCGGCACTGTAACGAAGAGTGGAACCTGTTATGATGCATCAGGCACATTTTCTGCGCGCATTATGGTTGCTATTGTAGCAGGCGAATTGCGAGTCAGTTTTGAAACCGATAATCCGGATATCGATATCAGCATACCCTGGTATTGTTATTTGGGTGCCGCGGTCCTGGGTGCACTTTTGGGCGGCGTAATTTTTGGCGTACTGGGTGCAATTGTTGGAGGAGTTATTGTGCCATTGTTGATTTACATCGCAGAGTCTGTATTAGAATCAACTATTGAAAACGTTACGCAGGAAGTAACGGATGCCATTAATAGTATTGA
This sequence is a window from Saprospiraceae bacterium. Protein-coding genes within it:
- a CDS encoding phosphatidylserine/phosphatidylglycerophosphate/cardiolipin synthase family protein, which gives rise to MNHSHNNTIEFLPSGKQSYERRWELLELAKESIHIVTFSFMNDGTTKKLLEILKQKAKNGVRIRIIYDDIVNRTTFMTRSLSQLRKYGIEVFGYNSLLDGWYVDRKKGSPFKQIAMNIKLKLKQHFHEKYMIVDNKYVILGGINWGDKYAFGGIEPKAWRDTDVYLQGDCVRDIQLQFLKDYEMQYAWKARDHKRLKTYISFCEEYRPIYKNDQYHKVLYPEYFKNASSYNDFGSVDIKYVVHKPYDLAKLDLTDQLLEKIGNAKSRIYWGCHGIRPPKIFGEYFAAAVKRGVKVVLITNSKLSSKTLMLNGLLGWMYVECTKHFKYLLQNGIEIYEWQKAGAFHSKNLVIDDAFCSIGSYNIANGSAFHHSESNVLIQDKAFCDQVFNQFEVDLRDCKKVEMNDFQFPKDDAFERIIHERNKLIRQDLWTSSIALDIQNQRYKSFPLYEFIDIS